ATCGGATGGTGCTGGATTTGAAGCGTTGTATGAGGTCTCCCTAACGAGAGGGTATTCTGATAAAAGGATTAAGCTGTCGAGGATCTGGCTTTCAAGCTGCTTTCTGTGCTCCAGGAGCGTGGCATGGTGGATGGCGATCTCCCGTGCACTCTGCTTGGGCTCGTTGGGAGGCGAAACGGAATCCTTTAGGATGCTCTTGAGCTGACTCGATTTGCTGGCCATGGGGTATTAAAGCTTCCCTCTTGTGATGCCTTGTGCGCCCTGGTTTGCGGAGAGACTTGTCTACGGTCGggctgttgaagatgttTGTTGTTCGTTGGTGCGTCTAGAAGCTTGCATGTGCGGTTGtgcaaaaaagcaaagcaccGCTGGCGATTACCAACCAGTAAGGTAGCCTAAGCAAAGCTGCTACCCCACTAAAAGCCGCTGTGCCTTGCTTCTATGGAGCGTGCCCCAAGAGGCATGtcatgtacttgtacctaCATATTACAGGAGAGCTGGAGGGGTTTGTGCTTGTGGCGCCGGGGCGGGCGAAACATGCAACCGGTGGCGCAACTTGGAAGAACTGACAGGGCATCAGAACTTGTTGTTGtatgagtacgagtatataaTTGAAGATGCGCAAGGGTGCCCGGGTTTGAAGCAGGAGCAGCACCTTGGCAGGACGGGGATTGAGGATTGAGGGCCTCAGGCATTGAGCATGTGCCACTGGCCGCGTGGGTTCAAGGTTGGGTTGCGCCCCGATTGTTGCGGCACGAGGGCTGTGTCGATGGTTGCTGGAGCCGGAGGTCCGAAGAGTtgggtttggtttggtttggaaTTGTGTCGGTTGTTTTGTCAGACTCAATGCTGCTAGCGGTCTTGGCTATCTAGTACTCGTAGGCATCCAGGTTTGGGGATTTCACATTGGAAACGATGGAAAGCTTCAAAGTCCCTTGCATTGATGGCGCAGGTAATTATAGAAATCTGATCTCGCATGCCTGGCCCTAGCATGTTTCGTGTTTTGcaaggccaggccaggcacCACGACCGGGTACATATACGGGGTCGAGTCTTCAAGTACGGTAgcatttgatttgattgatcgaatccatccatccatggaaTTAATGGAAACTAAACTCAACTGCCTGTAACCCTCAACCTGCAGTCGCTGTAACGGTGACGAATGCGGCACATCctcggtacatgtacctgagGCGACAACCAACAACCCCCGATTGACCCTTTTCACTCACGCTCCAGGTCGCCCATTGTCTGGCCCCTCCGCCACTCGTCCTCCTCCAGGTATTGCTACTTGCGACTACCCGGACTCTAGTGCTTCTCGTCATTGCCTAGGCCTCGTCGCAGCCTGTCATGGTTGCGCTGACGTCGACACTTCCAGCAGATCCACCGCGTTTCACAGCCTCTGAGCCTTTTCATCCTCTACTTCAAACTCTCGTGCAGACCAGACCTCAAACGCCCATCTTTGTTTTCTGCCTCCATCcgtctgcgtctgcgtctgGGCTGAAACTGCCGCTTGTTGGCTAGACCAGCAATTCCCTTacctgtactgtatgtactcgtatctaCGCGAACCCCCTCACTCACCCAGCTTTCTCCCCACGTTTTAGCCACTCACCGGCTGACCAAGGGACGGCTGCTCTCTAGTGCCCCACAGGCGACGACAACCTCCTCCTACAAAGACGCCTGGGTTGGTCGTGCTGAGCCCCGAGTCCAGCATTGCCGCCAGACACCGCAATGGCTGCCCTGTTCCGCGTCAAGGCGCTGTACGAATACTCGTCGCCGCACGAGGACGACCTCAACTTCCCCGCCGGCCAGATCATTGCTGTCacggacgaggacgatgacgactgGTACGGCGGCGAGTacgtcgacgaggccggcGCCAAGAAGGCGGGCATCTTCCCTCGCAACTTTGTCGAGAAGTTTGAGCCCGTGGCGCCCCCGCGACCCGTGAGgaagcagcacaagcaaGAACCCGAacccgccgctgctgcccctGCGCCCCCTCCGGAGGCTTCTTACGAGGACACAGCTGCGCGATCGACACCCCCGCCGGGAGATGTGGCCTCAGAGCCCTCGCCAAAGAGACTCGCCGAGCCCGTCAAGCAAACCAGGGCGCCAGAAcctcctgctgcagctcctgctcctcccGTTCCAGCTCCCGCTCCAGTGCCTGTTGCTGTcccggctccggctcccCCGCCCGCGGCAGCTCCTGCGCCAGTTCCGGtgcctctgccatcttcgccCAAGCGTGCCGACTCCCCCGCCTCAGCTGCTCCGGCCGCCAGTGCTCCGAAGCCAAAGGCCGCGCCTCCGCCGGTATCCGAGAAGCCCAGCTCTTTCAAAGACCGCATTGCAGCGTTTAACAAGTCGGCCGCACCTCCGATTGCGCCCTTTAAACCCAGCGGCCTTAGCGGTGCTGGCGGCGCATCGGGCTTTATTAAGAAGCCATTTGTGGCACCGCCCCCTAGCCGAAATGCCtttgttcctcctcctcgcgAGGCCCCCGCGGCCAAGATTTAtcgaagagatgaagatccCGAAATCAAGGCTTCCGTGGCCGAGACTCAGGGACAAGCCGAGAGAGCTGGACTGGTTACCTCTGAAACTCAGAAAGAgggcgacgaagaagaccAGCCCAAGCCTACTAGCTTAAAGGAGCGCATTGCTCTCCTCCAGAAGCAACAGATGGAGCAGGCACAGCGCCATGCTGACGCACTGtccaagaaagagaagcccaagaagccgccgccacctAAGAAGCGCGTTGATTCTCAAGCTTCCGCCGTTGAGCCTGCTGAGGGAGCCGAAGTTCCCGAACGAAAAGACAGCGACGAGCCCGCCCCAAGAGCCTCCATGGATTCTGCTCCCCCCGAGCCGGCTCCTCTACCCCCGCGGCCCCAACCCGAACTTACGGAATCTCCCGCAGAAGCTgccaatggagatgaagcGGCTGAAGCGGATGCCGACGACCATACTTCACGACGACTGTCCAAAGTGCCAACCTCCTCATCCGCTGCTCCCGCTGCTGATGTAGAACAGCCGGAGACTCAGGAGAcggtggaggaagaaggagaggcagaggaagaggaagaggaggaagacgttGATCCTGAAGTCAAGCGCAGAGAAGAACTCCGAGCGCgaatggccaagatgagcgGTGGTATGGGCTTCCATGGCATGTTTGGCGCCCCGGTTCCTCCGATGGGAGGTGGTCTGCCGATGAAAAAGGCACCCAAGCCACCGGCAAAATCTGCCACCACGCGGGAAGAGGATGTGACCCCTCCGCCGCATGCTCCTCCTGTTCCCACTATGATGGCACTCCCGGGCATGGGCCTTCCAGGCCTTCCAGTTAAGCCAGCCGAAGAGCCAGCACAAGCTGATGAACCAGAGGCTGAACCAGAACAGAaatctgaagaagaggaagatgccactcctcctgctgccgcCCCCGTGCCCCCCATGCGAGCCGAAGGCGAGTCTACTGGCATTGAACATCTAAAGCCCTTTCATTCTGTCTCTACTAACACTCCCATAGCTCCAGAGCATAGGGCACCACCACCTGTTCCTCAGGAAGACCTGTCTGCTCCTCCTGTTCCATTGGCGGGTATGTAAAGATACGGTTATCTTTAAATAGTCAGATGAGAACTAACACCTCAAAGCTCGACCGCCACCTCCCCCGGCTCCTGTTGGAGGTAATGCGAACCTTTGCAACTAACTGTCTGTTCACGCGCTGACTGGCTCAATGAATAGCTCGATCCCCTCCACCGCCGCCCTCAGCTCCCCCCGCTGTCAAGTCAGCTACAGAGGGATCTGAATCTGATGATGAACTGTCTAATGGGGCTCGTGAGAACGCTGAGGCCGCTGCCTCAGTACTGAGATCACCACCTCCACCTCCTGCCCACCACCCCTCAGAACCTCCTCAGTCGCCCCCGCGCCCTGGAGCATTCTCGCCAACTTCGCCGACTAGCAAACGTGCTAGCAGGCCTCCGCCGCCCGTTCCAGGGGCTGCTTCCATACTCGCTGCGGTAACATCTCGCCCACCGCCGCCCCCTCCGCCCGCCGCCCCGAGCCGGCGATCTACTGTGGACTTTGGCGTCGCCTCGCCGACCAGGCCTGCGCAGGCAGGAGAGGAAATTGGAGAGGCCACAGAGTACGAGGGCGACTACGATACGGATATTGCATCGTCTGTGCCTCACAAGGATGCTTTGGCGGCGCATGATCAAGAGTCTAGCATGGAAGAGACCAGCCTCCAGTCACCATTCAACGATGCTCCTCCAGAGTTGCCTCCGCCTCCCCCGTTTGCTTCGACGCCGAGAGCAGCCCCTCCTCCCGTGCCACAGTCTCCGCCACTGAACAGAAGGTCTACGGATCTATCTCGGTCTGTTCCAATCTtgccgcctccagctcctccccCTAAGCTGCTTTCTCCCACGGGAGATGAGAACCATGATGGTCTGTTCATCTCAAATGCTAGAGGAGATGACGCCCAGGACTCTCCAATTCTACAGGATGAGCCTACTCCCCTTTCATTCGAAGACTCTAGAGCCGTGTCGCCACCTGATCGAAGAGCCCCTCCCGCAATAGGCTCTCGTGGACGCTCATCGATGGATATGCCCAGGCCCAGTCTCAGCGCTCCCAGGAGATCAATTGATCACCACCGCCCGTCTATGGACTCTGGCTTCATCGCGGGAGATATTGATCTGGCTGTGCAGAGCGGCTGGTGGAAGCAGTCGAACCAAGTCCCTCCCGTCCTCCAAGGTCGGAAGGATATCCACTTTGAGTGCGATGAATCCACTTCGACAAATCAAGGCGAGAAGGTTATGATCACCAGAGAAACCTTTATCCTGTTTCAAGATTACTCACAGACCATTCTTACGGCTCGCTACGACCCTAATGACCCGACAACTGTAGAGCTGGAGCAGCGACACGAGGCGCCCCCTAAGGCGATGCGACAGGACCAGATGGAGGAAGCCTACGACACCTTTGGACGACGTATTTCCGCATCCGCCATCGCTAAGAAAGATCAGGTTGTCGGCGATGGCACCGCGCAGAGCTTTGTTTTGGAAATGATTCGACCTCTAGAGGATGCCCTGTTGCCTATTAGCACTAGATCGTACGGTGCCCTCGTCTATGCCAACATGGCCAATGCTTCCACCCAGCAGCACGATGTCATTCGACCTGGCGACATCATTACCATTCGTAACGCCAAGTTCCAGGGAAAGCATGGACCCATGCATGCCAAATACTCCAGCGAAGTTGGCAAGCCGGACCATGTCGGCGTTGTGGCCGAGTGGGAtggcaccaagaagaaggtccGGGCCTGGGAGCAAGGCAGGGATGGCAAGAAGGTGAAGCAGGAGAGCTACAAGCTGGACGACCTGCGGAGTGGAGAGGTTAAGATCTGGCGTGTGGTTTCTCGTAGCTGGGTCggctggcagaagaagctgtcttAGTGGTACTAGAGcaaattacttttttttctttagcaTGCCTGGCCGGGGAGGGCTTTTTTGAAGAAGCGGAGTGAacaaattaaaaaaagaaaaaaaattattgggaggggaaaggggggcATCCGTGATGCAAAATTAATCTCATATCAACGCCCGGTCCTGACATCCAATTCTTTTTGCGTGCCAGATTCCGTGTGTTGTTTTATGAAGAGCGCAATGCTTGTTTGGCGgtttgttatttttttttatatcgtATGCCATACAGGTGTTGTTGCCTGCTTTTTGTACGTTTATGCATCTGTTCATATAATCTTCCACTTAGATGTTTGATTTGCATTATTCTTTGCTAGAAGAGTGATTTTTGCTTGTGACGTTTGAAGCGGATACAATGTCTGTACGTGACGCTTGACCAGTCGGCTTTTTGGATGGTGATCGATGTATCTCGAGTCTTTGCTGAGGGTTGTTGGAATAGAGCCTCAATCTTCCTACTTTGGTGAGATAGATAGATGGCTCTGGTGCTTGGTGATTGTGAGGTGCTATGACTTCGTACTGGGGGCAGAAGaagtgagaaaaaagagaagcatcTTAATACTGCGGCAGTTTGTCCTATCTGGGCCTCCAGAGACCAAAACTTTGATAATTGTTTTTGAGGCGTTGCTACATGTAGTCTTCACTTTGGCGTCGCTCAAGGCGTCGTTGCGCAGGCGCATAAATTTGTGCCTCTTGCCAAATGCGTAGGCTTCACAGCAATTTTAAACCAGCCTGGGGACCTGAAAAGGCCAAATCCACTCTTCGATAATACATCTAATAGTTGTGAGGCGCAGGGAGACTGGCTATTCTTCACAGCAATTTTAACCTCTCCCGAGAGTTCGGGAGCTTGACCGACTTGCACTCTAATTGGATGTCTTATAAAAATGACATCTCGCTCTTTACAGCAACTTTAGCCTCTCCTGAGACTTGGCAGCTTGGTTAATTTTTGTACTTTAATTGAGTGTCTTAAGGTATCGCGTTGCAAGGGGATGAGAGAGGTACAAAAGGAGTTTTTCTCTGACCATTTCTACTAGGTACTACTTGATATATAACCTAGCAGATACAGGGAGGATTGAAATCTCAAAGAACCAATCTGTTGTATGTACCTACATGCCTTTGAACGGATTCTCTGGGCGTGTGGTTAAATTGCCAGCCTTTCGTTATCGTTATGACGCCGGATCTCTTTTTTATTGTCCGGGAGCTTAGGGGAAATCAACGTCTCGGCTTTTAGGAACTGAAAAACCCGAGTTCTGGTGAGCGCAAAGAGGCCGGGATGGAAATTTACGGTGTGGCGTCTAATATGTCTTGGATTCCGTGTCTCACTCGAGTTTGGTTGATCAATGGGAGTGATTCAGTTATGCGGTGTGACCTGTTATTATGCATTCTGCTGCTATGGATTTGCGCCTTTGAGAGACATGGCCAATACTTTGACTTGATCCTATGATTGTTTCATCTACAATAACATCTGGGCTGTGAAGCATTTAGGCTACACCCAGATGCGTAGTATATACGAACAATACAACAGTAGATGGATTACTACTAGTATGGAAACGTCCACTTACTCGTCTCTGCCGAATCGGGGACTAGTAAAGGTCGCACGGCAGATCAGATTGGCTCGGCTCGGCTCGGCTTACGAGAAATGCAGGGCAGCCGCTGCTACATATCCTCCCTTGCTAGCGGGTCAATGACTTACAAGGCAGCTTTACTCAGTCGTCATATCGAGCAGACGCGATTGACTAAGCTGGCAGATGCCTGACGAGGCGAGGGCGGCTGGATCATGCAGGTCGTTGATATCGGAGCAAATGTTGAGGATGGCCCTGTGACCAGGGGAGAGGAACGTCCTCGAATCTCGAGTCTCTTGGACCTTCTCCCctgctcctctttcttcttctcttcctcaagctATCTTCTCTGTCTACATTACGTCTGGTACGGTATACTGAACTGCTTGGCTCAttccttttcatcatctttgctcaatcccctttcctctctcttttagCGCATTATCTTTTACATCCTCCAAAATGCCTGATCCAGATTTCCCTACGAAATGCATGGCagacttcttctccaaccaAAGAAAAGACCTCCCCATTGCCCTCGAGACCAAAGacgtcaaggacaagacTTACATTGTGACCGGCGCTACTGGTGGCCTCGGCTATGAGGCCGCCAAACGCCTTGTCCAACTTGAAGCCGCCAAAGTGGTCATTGGTGTGCGCAACGAAGAGAAGGGCGAATTTACAAAGACGACGATCGAGAAAGAAGCCGGCCGTAAGGATGTCATTGAGGTGTGGCCCCTAGATCTGGCCTCATACGACTCTGTCAAGGCTTTTGGCAAGAGATTGGAGACGATCGACCGCATCGATGCTCTCGTTTTGAACGCTGGTGTCTCCCACGCTGAGTGGCAGGTCAAGGAGGGCAGCGAGGCTCATATGACGGTCAACTTCATTGCCAACCTTCTGTTGACCTTTGAAGCCCTCCCAATTCTTCAGGCCAGCGCGAGCAAGCACGACATCAAACCTCGCATTGTCGTTGTTGGCTCAATGGGTGGattctttgcctttgagAGCATTAGGAAGTTCCCCAAGACGGGCGTTCTCGACGACCTCAACGACAAGGCCAAGTGGAAACCCCTGCTTGACAATCGATACAATGTGTCCAAGCTGTTTGAGCATTTTGCCGTGCGTGAATTGGCTTCTCTAAAGCCTGTTTCCGAAACCGGTATCATCGTGAATCTCGTTGATCCTGGGCTGTGCAAGACTGAGCTTATTCATGAGCAAAGTCCCTTTGTGCGTTTCAAGGCATGGTGTGCAAAGCTGATAATGGGACGGAGTCCCGAGATGGGTAGTCGGACGCTAATTCACGGTATTGCGGCTGATGAGGAGAGCCACGGGAAGTATCTCACTGCTTGCGAGATTCGAGAGTAAGTCTTTACAAGAGCTCGTCATATGTGATGATTAAAGTATGGCTAATGATGATGCCTTTCTTTAGGGAGCATATTCCGGAGTGGGTAACCAATGAAGCCGGCCAAGTGCTTCAGAAGCAGATCTGGGCAGAGCTCCTTGAGAAACTGGAGAAGATTCAGCCTGGTGTTGTGACTGCTGTCATTCACGAGTAAGAGATATAACGCCTAGGTCTTCTTATACTACTGGCGCTGCATGGTGGCTCTTGTAGAGAAGAGTGCTATTTTCTGACAGTATTTGATGGCGCACGATGAGATTGATACAATGACAGTTGCGTACCACATAATAATAGAAGTACCTGATACATGTCCGTTGTCAATATTAGCAAGCTATGCTgcgatgatgtcgatgctgaCAAGGGTGACTCTATATCGACGTAAGATGAGTGCGAGTCTTAGTAAGAGGGGCTTGCACTCACACGCTTCCATGTGCCGCAATTATATGCGCACACATCAGTACAAGGGGACACAATTTGCATGATATAAAATATaatcttttcttttaattaTCATTTTTGTTTATTCACCTTGAGAAGCTCAGTTGGTACATAGATGTATGTGCGGGGGCGCAACAAACCTGGAAGACACCATTTCTCAACACAAATCCATTAGCAACCAGAAAGAAATATCTCTTTTTAAAACACTTGGCTGTCGTTCAAGTAAAATATTTGGCTATTTGAGATAAACACTCCTAACTACCAGATAGGAAATTGTTTCTTAAGGAAGCTGCTTCCTCAACTTCGAGTACCTATACACTCGTGGTGATACAGATTGGTTCGATTCTGTTACTTTCCACTTTACGTTAGATCGGTCGTAATAGAATGAATTTATTCACGTTATGAACTCTATCTATGTATTTACTCGCATATCAAATCTACGTTGTATTGGATGAGCCGTTAAAAAGTTGGCTAATCTCTGCTTGACTGAAAAGCTCGGCGCCATTCTTTGACACTGTGTTCTTAGAAGTAGGCCATATTTGATGACCGCCAGTCTTATTACCATGCTTCCATGAAAACTTGTCTCCTGGATGAGTGATATTCGACGCCGGCGGTATTAGCGGTTGCTTCGACGGCTTTCCGATCAAGGGCTGTGCCACCTTGGAGTAAGCATACagagagatgagaatgcAGCCTCCAGTATTTGGAGGTTCAAGAACATATGCACCTCCATAACTTGTCTTCTCCGAGCtgtcatcttcattctcacAGAAGAAATCAGTGCTCCAGGCCTCTAAACAAAGTTCGGAATTCATCTCGTCCGATGCGAATGGAAATGACTGTTTTGCTCCGCATCCAGCTTGATTGGGAGCCCACCCTGCCGAGGCCACAACGTTATAAGTGTCTCTCTCCACTTCTTCCACGAAACCAAACGTGTTGTCTGGATCTAGAACATAACTAGCCGAACAAAAAGACTTGACAACTGTCTGTGTTTCGTCcagggagaaagaaaggtAGCCATCAAGTCCGTTAAAACAGTAGGCATTGCCAACGTTAATGGCCGTGTTGGTTGGGTACGGTGTGGATGATGATACTGGAGTTGACGCCGTTTTGGAAGGCGACCACGTGGTAGTAGCGGGAGGATTGCTGGAAGTAGAGAGAACAAACTGTGTTAACGTGACAGAGACTGTGACTCCTACAAACGAGGGATAAATGACAGCCCGCGTCCCGTCCAGAGAGGTCGTAGAGATAGATTTGACGTTAGAAATGGGATAGGCGGTCTGAGCCACAGTCACGTAACCACTGACGACGGGATATGGCGTCTGCTGGACAACAACACTCTCGGAGAATGTGACAGTAACCGTGGGTCCCCAGTTGCCAATCAAGTCGACATCGTCGCCCTCATCATCAGTGGTAGGATCGATGGAGACCAGCGGACAATATGAACCAGTTGTTGTGGCGGTTGCAGTGAGAAAGCAACCGGTGATAACATCCGAAGAAGTAGTAGTACATGATTGTGTCTGACACGATACCCAGTAGTCTGTCACTGAGGATGTTGTGCAGTCACAGCCAAGATAAGTGTTGCAAACGGTAGCGCACGGCTTTGTAGTGCAGACTTGATGACACTCAGTGTTTGTCTCTGTCGCACAGTCCTTGGTTGACTTGGAAGTTGTTGAACTCTCTTCACATCCCTCACCAACACAGTCGTCTTCCGACCCTGGGCCACATCCAGGGCCAATGCATCCATGTGATTCAtctccaccgccgccactTGAACCGCCCCCGCAGTTAATGAGACAGAGGTGACCACAACCAGTGAGACAGATAGGTCCCGGGATCCCAGCTGAGATGTGAATATTGCCTGGGTGGCCTGGTGGAGGACCAACATCAATGCCAGTCGGGAAGGGGCCTGGTTTATATGTGTAAGTAATGCCATGAGTGGGCTCCGTAATGATTACGGGCGGTGCGATGATACTGCTTCGTACAGGGACGATTTCTGAAGTGGCCGTGGTTAAGATGATGTTAGACACCTCGATCACGGATGTCGTGACTGGTGGCAGCGTGATGAACACTGTAATTGTAGTTGTGAGGTATGTAACAACACCAGTTGTGGTCTTTGGCCAAGTCTCCTCAATAGTCTCTGTGACGACCGGGAAGGTGATTGTCGTCATGGAAGAGAGTGTCCATGGCGGTAATATGAGCGTACAAGGCGGCTCACAGGCTGCTGTGGGCGATGGAGATTGCCATATTGTAGGGTCAATGTACACAACGGCACCGGTGCTGCTACTTGATGCAGGACCTGATGCCCCAGGAATCGACCATGTGACGGTTGGAGTCGGGTCTGGGTTTGGCGTCGGTACGACCAACACTGGGCAGTCGTTGACTTCAGTGATATCTCGGGGGCCTTGGACACACTCTGACATTGGAGACGAGGAATCTCCGTTGTATGCCACCACGCAAAACTCAAAGTTCCAGGCCCCTGGGAACAGAAATGTTACCCCAATACAGGGTACATCTGAAGTGTAGCCACCCAGTATGTAGGGCTGGTCTGGCTCCAGCAGAGACCGAGTATAAAAGCCATAAGCGTAGGCGTTGGGGTTGCTGTCAAATGTGAGCTGTACAGTTGCACCTTCGTTGATTGTGGCTACCTTGAGCCCAGTTGGAGCGCCAGGTACGATTCCACCAACAATTGCGCCTTTTCCACCGGATGGGAGGCCAGCACAAAGTACACCGTCAACAGTAGCCCAAGTTTCAACTGCAACCTCCACACGGTCACCGGCGTCCATACCATGGTAACTTGCCGAGGTTC
The sequence above is drawn from the Trichoderma breve strain T069 chromosome 5, whole genome shotgun sequence genome and encodes:
- a CDS encoding GDSL-like lipase/Acylhydrolase family domain-containing protein — its product is MSIIGILSLFLSFCLTTNAVVSPTNNPSIMIVGDSISQGRNGDFTWRYRLWEWFHNNGVSVNFVGPYTGTVEQDPVQPATPPLPYGQDTQQGPGPVRQLGGYNSGIPSNSEFFNGGNRHFAAWGRQMAQDMSLIQGMVSQYQPDYILLELGFNDVGWFVSDAYGTLQSLTAFIKNARAAKADIGFAIANIPQRLFIGGRDDLITKTDDYNGALPGLFLSLSTTESPIKLVQFRENYSCNPDGCPAGSDGLHPNALGEFQIAKAFANTLSQGFNWPGNAFVINGTIPARACSTPINVKATPSTCGITVTWDPVDGAYGYIVTSGFNGAVSSVFNVTQPMYATTWTAAGIEWFYQVQAFCSDVRSGISAQVTATANPTCAPGPSNVVVRSTADGIDMSWDAVTGYDVDVYGAIYYDQTSQVFLSDYGWSGTSASYHGMDAGDRVEVAVETWATVDGVLCAGLPSGGKGAIVGGIVPGAPTGLKVATINEGATVQLTFDSNPNAYAYGFYTRSLLEPDQPYILGGYTSDVPCIGVTFLFPGAWNFEFCVVAYNGDSSSPMSECVQGPRDITEVNDCPVLVVPTPNPDPTPTVTWSIPGASGPASSSSTGAVVYIDPTIWQSPSPTAACEPPCTLILPPWTLSSMTTITFPVVTETIEETWPKTTTGVVTYLTTTITVFITLPPVTTSVIEVSNIILTTATSEIVPVRSSIIAPPVIITEPTHGITYTYKPGPFPTGIDVGPPPGHPGNIHISAGIPGPICLTGCGHLCLINCGGGSSGGGGDESHGCIGPGCGPGSEDDCVGEGCEESSTTSKSTKDCATETNTECHQVCTTKPCATVCNTYLGCDCTTSSVTDYWVSCQTQSCTTTSSDVITGCFLTATATTTGSYCPLVSIDPTTDDEGDDVDLIGNWGPTVTVTFSESVVVQQTPYPVVSGYVTVAQTAYPISNVKSISTTSLDGTRAVIYPSFVGVTVSVTLTQFVLSTSSNPPATTTWSPSKTASTPVSSSTPYPTNTAINVGNAYCFNGLDGYLSFSLDETQTVVKSFCSASYVLDPDNTFGFVEEVERDTYNVVASAGWAPNQAGCGAKQSFPFASDEMNSELCLEAWSTDFFCENEDDSSEKTSYGGAYVLEPPNTGGCILISLYAYSKVAQPLIGKPSKQPLIPPASNITHPGDKFSWKHGNKTGGHQIWPTSKNTVSKNGAELFSQAEISQLFNGSSNTT
- a CDS encoding variant SH3 domain-containing protein yields the protein MAALFRVKALYEYSSPHEDDLNFPAGQIIAVTDEDDDDWYGGEYVDEAGAKKAGIFPRNFVEKFEPVAPPRPVRKQHKQEPEPAAAAPAPPPEASYEDTAARSTPPPGDVASEPSPKRLAEPVKQTRAPEPPAAAPAPPVPAPAPVPVAVPAPAPPPAAAPAPVPVPLPSSPKRADSPASAAPAASAPKPKAAPPPVSEKPSSFKDRIAAFNKSAAPPIAPFKPSGLSGAGGASGFIKKPFVAPPPSRNAFVPPPREAPAAKIYRRDEDPEIKASVAETQGQAERAGLVTSETQKEGDEEDQPKPTSLKERIALLQKQQMEQAQRHADALSKKEKPKKPPPPKKRVDSQASAVEPAEGAEVPERKDSDEPAPRASMDSAPPEPAPLPPRPQPELTESPAEAANGDEAAEADADDHTSRRLSKVPTSSSAAPAADVEQPETQETVEEEGEAEEEEEEEDVDPEVKRREELRARMAKMSGGMGFHGMFGAPVPPMGGGLPMKKAPKPPAKSATTREEDVTPPPHAPPVPTMMALPGMGLPGLPVKPAEEPAQADEPEAEPEQKSEEEEDATPPAAAPVPPMRAEAPEHRAPPPVPQEDLSAPPVPLAARPPPPPAPVGARSPPPPPSAPPAVKSATEGSESDDELSNGARENAEAAASVLRSPPPPPAHHPSEPPQSPPRPGAFSPTSPTSKRASRPPPPVPGAASILAAVTSRPPPPPPPAAPSRRSTVDFGVASPTRPAQAGEEIGEATEYEGDYDTDIASSVPHKDALAAHDQESSMEETSLQSPFNDAPPELPPPPPFASTPRAAPPPVPQSPPLNRRSTDLSRSVPILPPPAPPPKLLSPTGDENHDGLFISNARGDDAQDSPILQDEPTPLSFEDSRAVSPPDRRAPPAIGSRGRSSMDMPRPSLSAPRRSIDHHRPSMDSGFIAGDIDLAVQSGWWKQSNQVPPVLQGRKDIHFECDESTSTNQGEKVMITRETFILFQDYSQTILTARYDPNDPTTVELEQRHEAPPKAMRQDQMEEAYDTFGRRISASAIAKKDQVVGDGTAQSFVLEMIRPLEDALLPISTRSYGALVYANMANASTQQHDVIRPGDIITIRNAKFQGKHGPMHAKYSSEVGKPDHVGVVAEWDGTKKKVRAWEQGRDGKKVKQESYKLDDLRSGEVKIWRVVSRSWVGWQKKLS
- a CDS encoding short chain dehydrogenase domain-containing protein, with amino-acid sequence MPDPDFPTKCMADFFSNQRKDLPIALETKDVKDKTYIVTGATGGLGYEAAKRLVQLEAAKVVIGVRNEEKGEFTKTTIEKEAGRKDVIEVWPLDLASYDSVKAFGKRLETIDRIDALVLNAGVSHAEWQVKEGSEAHMTVNFIANLLLTFEALPILQASASKHDIKPRIVVVGSMGGFFAFESIRKFPKTGVLDDLNDKAKWKPLLDNRYNVSKLFEHFAVRELASLKPVSETGIIVNLVDPGLCKTELIHEQSPFVRFKAWCAKLIMGRSPEMGSRTLIHGIAADEESHGKYLTACEIREEHIPEWVTNEAGQVLQKQIWAELLEKLEKIQPGVVTAVIHE